In the Methanothermobacter marburgensis str. Marburg genome, TCATAGTTGCAGTGGGCAACAAGGACGGATACGTTGGACTCGGACAGGGCAAGGCCAGAGAGGTTGGACCTGCAATCAGGAAGGCAGTTGACGATGCAAAATTCAACCTTATAAAGGTCAGGAGAGGCTGCGGTGACTGGGGATGTGTCTGTGGAAGGGAACACACGGTACCCTTCAAGGTCTCAGGCAAGAGTGGAAGTGTCCGCGTAACCCTCATACCAGCACCGGGTGGTGTTGGACTTGCAATAGGTGACGTTGGCAAGACCATAATGAGGCTTGCAGGTATAGATGATGTATGGTCACATACACGTGGACAGACACAGACCACAGTCAACTTTGCCAGGGCAACCTTCGATGCCCTCAAACAGCTGAGCAAGGTAAAGGCAAGCGAAAAGGACCTTAAAAACCTGGGTGTTTGCAGTACCTGAAGGTGATTTCAGATGTTCGCAGTAGTAAGGGTAAGGGGATCAGCGGGTGTCCGAAGGGACATAGCTGACACCATGGAGATGTTAAGACTCAACAGGATAAACCACGCAGTACTGGTTGAGGACACACCCAGCCACCTTGGCATGCT is a window encoding:
- the rpsE gene encoding 30S ribosomal protein S5, with the translated sequence MNFNMEEWEPRTNLGRLVKEGVITSIDEIFEEGHPIMELEIIDALLPDLEEEVIDVNLVQRMHKSGRKVNFRVIVAVGNKDGYVGLGQGKAREVGPAIRKAVDDAKFNLIKVRRGCGDWGCVCGREHTVPFKVSGKSGSVRVTLIPAPGGVGLAIGDVGKTIMRLAGIDDVWSHTRGQTQTTVNFARATFDALKQLSKVKASEKDLKNLGVCST